DNA from Paraburkholderia sp. ZP32-5:
CGTTGCAACAGACTTCGCGACACGCTGTCCCAATCAGCCACGAATGGTCGCATTCCTTGCGGATCGAAGATCAGATGCAGCATGTTGCGCGGACCTTCGCGCGAGGCCATGTCGAAGAAGCAATCGAAGAAGCGTGGCGCCGCATCGTTGGTCATCAGAACGTTCCAGTGGCGGTCCATCACGATTGCGGGAAACGGCTCGTGCTGACGAACGACCCGTTCGAGCGCGCGGATCACACTCTGCATTTCGTGCGCGTTCCACGCTGGTTCTGCATACACCGGCGCATAGCCTGCCGCGAGCAGCAGCGCGTTGCGTTCGCGCAGCGGCACGTCGAGCGTTTGCGCGAGTATCAGCAGCGTGTCCCGGCCCGGCACGCTGCGCCCGCTTTCGATGAAGCTGATCTGCCGCTGCGAGATGCCGGCCTCGAGCGACAGATCGAGCTGACTCACGCCACGCACATCACGCCAATAGCGCAGCAAGTCGCCGAGATCGCTCGGTGGTGGTGCTTTCGGATTGGGACTGACGGCGTTCATCGGATTTCCCTAACGTGGGTGAATGACTGCAGGTGGTTTAGCGTGCGGGTGCGTGCCAGGCAAACTCTTCGAATTGCGCTTCGAGCGGCGGCTTGGTGACACTGCTCGTGTAGTTCGTAATCGCCGATGCGGCGACCACCGCAATGACCTCGAGTATCTGCTCATTGTTGAACCCGGCTTCCAGGAAGCGATTGTGATCCGATTCGTGGATGCGGCCGCGTTTTTCTATCAGCGTGCGAGCCAACACGGATAGTGCGGCCAGTTTGTGGTCGCTGGGCAATTTGCCCTGCCGGATCGCATCGACATCGGCCGCTGCGATGCCTGCCTGCAACGCAAGCGCGGTGTGAAACGCGGCGGGCCATTCGCTGGCGTTCGTGACTGCGTTCGTTAGCAGGAGCGTCTGAATCTGCGGCTCGCTCAGACTGCTCGCATGCACGCGCTCGAACAACCCGATGAAGCCGTTGATCAGCACCGGCGATGCGGCCATCTTCGCGGCGATGTTCGGGATCATGCCGAATGTCTGCTGCAGTTGCTGGAGCACCGGGCGCGATTGCTCGGGAGCGGATTCGAGCGTGTGAACGGGGTAGCTGGACATGGTATCTCTCCGACGGTGAGCGCCACCGGAATGGTGGCGCAACAGACGAAGAGTAGAAGCCGGAGGGCGGGGCGCCAATTACATGGGATGTAATCGCGGCTGGGACAGATAGGCGATGGTGCGTGGTCTATTCAGAGTCGTCGGAATACAGCCCGATATATATTTCCCAACCCCCCTCACGCCGCCTCAGGCTCAAACGGAAACTGCTCGATGTCGCCATCGCGAGCGACCACCACCGTACTTTCCGGGATCTCCTGCCACCATCCCGGCAAATCGGCGAGCGGCTCCGACAGCACCAGAAACGCATCCGGCCCGGCCATCGCGATACGCGGGTCGTCCGGATACAACTCGTGAAGATGACGGAACGACGTGTTGTGAAACAGCGAACGTGACTGCCGTTCGCTCGAATAGCGCGCCGCGACGATCTGTTCGCCGTCGGTCGCGCACACGGTCATGTTCAGCGGTTCCTCCACGCCGTGGCGGCGGCCGGTCTCTTCGACGAACGCGACCATTCGTTTCAGCGCGGTGACGGGCGCCAGTTCGAGACCGAACGTCAGCGCGAGAAAGAACAGCACTTCAGAATCCGTCGATCCCTCGATCGACGGGAACAGTTCGGGAGCAATCGCGACCATCAGATCGCGACGCACCACCGGATAGTTGCGCACGAGACCGTTGTGCGCAAACAGCCATCTACCGTGGCGAAACGGATGACAGTTGGTTTCCTGCGATGGGGTATCGGTCGCCGCGCGAATGTGCGCGACGAACAGCGGTGCGTGGATCGCACGCGCCGCTTCACGCAGATTGCGATCGCTCCACGCCGGTTGAATGCAGCGGTAGCGAAACGGGATGTCGGTCCGGTGTCCGTACCAGCCGATTCCGAAGCCGTCGCCGTTGGTGGTCGTGTGGCCGAGCCGCGAGTGCAGGCTCTGGTCGATCAGCGAATGCTTCGCGTTGAACAGCACCGTTTCGAGTTGAAGCGGGTTGCCGGAATAAGCGAGCCAGCGGCACATGGGATATCTCCTGTCGAATACGCAGCTGTTGGGCGACGGGTTGCTGCATTGCGATCGGGTATCGGCTGGCATGCCGCGAGCCCGGGATGCGCTCCAACGGGCGACATCAGTTCCCAATGATAGGCAGAGAGGCGGGGAATGCAAAGGAAGGGGGACGCGCGCCAGCCGAAGCATGGAAACCGTCCGGCGTGGCGCTAATTAGATGAGACGAAATGGCAGCGGATTGCGCCCGCCGCGGCTATCGCCAGGTGCGCCTACCACCGGATGCGCACGCCGCCGATTCCGCCCACGTCATGCTGGGTGTCGCCGCCAAGCTTCGTTACGTAGCTGACGGGCAGATATGTGGCCACGTGCTTTGACCACTTATTTAATTTCGCTGGATCTTCTCCCACGCACCCGATTGCGCCGAGCGGAATACCGCATCGATCACTCGCATATTTGCGCGCGCATCTTCTAATGAAATAGCCTGCGTGCTGCCACTCAGTATCGCTTCTGCAAACGTAGCAGCCGCAACGCCATATTGATCGCACACCGGCAATTCGAGCCAGCGATCGGTCGCGATACCATCGGCTGTGTGTTCACTCAATAGCAGGCGCGCCGGTCGATCGGTTGGTGCATTGAATGGAATCTCGACTTCGAGTCTGCCCTTGGTGCCGTGAAATTGCATCCGTTGATACGGATAGGTCTGGGTCGAATAAAAGAAGCTTGCCTGAACACCGTCGAAGTCCATCAGCACGGAGCCGAGCCGATCCACTTTGAACGTCGGGTCTTCCTCGATCATCGCGACCACTCGCGATGGTTCACGCCCGATAGTGAAGCGCGAGGTCGTGATCGGGTAGCAGCCGATATCGAGCAGGCCACCACCACCCAGCTCTTTCTTGTTGCGAATATTCTGTGCGTTCGTGTTGTGATAGGTGAAGCCGCCGGTGACCGCGCGCAATTCGCCAATCGCACCTTCGCCGATCAATGTTCTCACTTGCAACCATTGCGGATGCGTGCGGACCATGAAGGCTTCCTGGATATACCGTCCTGTTTTGTCGCGCGCGGCGATCAGTCGTTCGACCTGTTGCTCGTCGAGGCCAATCGGTTTTTCACACAGCACGTGCTTGCCCGCTTCGACGGAACGGATCGTCCATTCCACGTGCAGATGATTGGGCAGCGGAATATAGACGGCGTCGATTTCCGGATCCGCGAGGAGCGCTTCGTAACTGTCGTAGGCGACAGCCAGACCATATTTGGTAGCGGCTTCCCGCGCCTTGTCCGGAGAGCGCGACGCGATGCCCTTCACTCGACACTTCGGCGCGTTGTGCATGGGCACGACGACCTTGTCGTTGATCTTTGCCGCGCCCAGAATTCCCCACACAATTTGATCCGTTGCCATCACAGTCCCTTTTTCGATTGAATGTCCCGCGCGTCCGGCCGGCTGAACCTGCATGTGACGCGGCAGGTTTGCGAACGGCATGAAGCGCCCGATCGCGCCAGTTTACACGCGGCGGCGGCGCTTCCCGAGCGCGCTTTCTGGCCACGCTTCCAGGCCATGTTTCCCGGCCGCGCTATAACCAAATCCCCGACGCCACCAGAGGGCTGAACCTAGCTTGTTTTTCGAATATTCGTGATTTAGATTTTCTGCGCAAGCCAAAACCTCACGCTCCGACCTGGCCCGCGTCCCGCCAGACCCGAACGGTCAGGTCTTCTTTCAGGCTAATTGGAGATCGTATGCGCTATTCAACAACAATTGCAGCGGCCCTGGTGGCTGCAGGCTTCACGCTGTCCGCCCATGCCCAGGTCGTCGTCACGATCGGTCACTCGGCGCCGTTGACCGGCCCGCAGGCTCCCAACGGCAAAGACAACGAAAACGGCGCGCGGCTCGCCATCGATGAACTGAACAAGTCGGGCGTGACCGTCGCCGGCCAGAAAGTCACGTTCAAGCTCGATTCGGAGGACGACCAGGCGGACCCGAAGATCGGCGTCCAGGTCGCGCAAAAGCTGGTGGATAGCGGCGTGGTGGCGGTCGTCGGACCGTACAACTCGGGCGTCGCGATTCCGGCGTCGCGTGTCTACAATACCGGCGGCGTGCCGATGCTGCCGGTCGCATCGAACCCGGCGCTGACGAAGCAGGGCTTCAAGAACATCTTCCGTATCGGCGCGAGCGACGAACAACTCGGCGGCACGATGGGGCAGTTCGCGGCGAAAACGCTGAAAGCCAAAACTGCGGCAGTGATCGACGATCGCACCGCGTACGGCCAGGGCGTCGCCGAGCAGTTCATCAAGCAGGCGAAGGCGAATGGCATCCAGATCGTCGATCAGGAGTTCACCAATTCGTCGGCCACTGACTTTCTCGGCATTCTCACCACGATCAAGGCGAAAAACCCGGACGTGATCTTCTTCGGCGGTTACGCGGCGCAGGGCGCACCGATGGCCAAGCAGATGCGTCAACGCGGCTTGCGCGCGAAGCTGCTCGGCGGCGACGGCATCTGCTCGGCCGATATGGGTAAGGTCGCGGGAGACGCCGCGTCGATCGTGTATTGCGCGCAAGGCGGTATTGCGCTCGATAAGACCGCTGCCGGCCGCGAGTTTCTGCAAAAATACAAGGCCGCGTACAACATCGATACGCAGGTCTACGCCGTCAGCTACTACGATGGCGTTAAGATGCTGGCCGACGCGATGGTGAAGGCCGGCACGACCACTGACAAGGCGAAACTGATTGCCACCCTGGCCAAGGAAAACTACAAAGGCGTTGCCGGCACCTATTCATTCGACGAGTACGGCGATCTGAAGGGCGCGCCGACCACCGTCTATGTGATCAAGAACGGCTTGCCGGTTCCGTACGGCCAGTAATCTGACGCGACTTACCGACATCCCGAAGCACTTATGAAAATTTCCCGCACCATCTCGACCGTCGAAGTTCACACCGGTGGTGAAGCATTTCGTATCGTCACCAGCGGTCTGCCGCGCTTGCCGGGCGATACGATCGTCAAGCGCCGCGCGTGGCTGAAAGAGAACGCCGACGATATCCGTCGTGCGCTGATGTTCGAACCGCGTGGCCACGCCGACATGTACGGCGGCTATCTGACCGAACCGGTCAGTCCGAACGCGGACTTCGGCATCATCTTTCTGCACAACGAGGGCTATAGCGATCATTGCGGACACGGCGTGATCGCGCTTTCGACAGCGGCGGTCGAGTTGGGGTGGGTGCAACGTCAGATGCCGGAGACGCGTATCGGCATCGACGCGCCATGCGGTTTCATCGAAGCGTTCGTGCAATGGGATGGCGAGCATGCGGGTAACGTGCGCTTCGTCAACGTGCCGTCTTTTATCTGGAAGCAGGACGTGACCGTCGAAACGCCGTCGTTCGGCAAGGTGACCGGCGACATCGCGTTTGGTGGCGCGTTCTACTTCTATACCGATGGCGAACCTCATGGGCTTGCGATTCGCGAGTCGTCGGTCGAAGAACTGATCCGTTTTGGCGCGGAAGTGAAGGCCGCCGCGAATCAGGCGTTTCCGGTCGAGCATCCGCATATTCCGGAGATCAACCATATCTACGGCACCATCATTGCCAACGCGCCACGGCATGAAGGCTCGACGCAGGCCAATTGCTGTGTGTTTGCCGATCGCGAGGTGGACCGTTCGCCGACGGGGTCGGGCACCGGTGGACGTGTGGCCCAGCTCTATCTGCGCGGGCAGTTACGCGCAGGCGAGACGTTGGTGAACGAGTCCATCATCGGTACGGTATTCAAGGGACGTGTGCTGAGCGAGGCGACCGTCGGCGACTTCAAGGCGGTCATTCCGGAAGTGGAGGGCAACGCGTTCGTATGTGGTTTCGCCAACTGGATCATCGATGAGCGCGATCCGCTAGCGTACGGTTTTCTGGTGCGATAGACCGGTTGCTGTAGTGATGCCCTCTGACGCGTGACGCCGGGTAATCGGCGTCACGCGTTTTTTTACGGGCTTCGCAGACGTTAGCGGAAAGCTGCAAACCTAAACATAGCGCGCTTCGTTCAGGTCGGCGATGAGCGTGGGGCCATTAGGTTGCCACCCCAAACGTGCCCGCGTCTGCTCACTCGACGCCGGCATATCGAGCGCGGTAAACAGCGCCATCCATCCGAAGTGCGCCTGCGCTTCGTCGCGCGTGATCGACACGGTCGGCATTTTCAATCCGCGCCCCAGCGCCTCGGCGATCTCACGCGCGCTGACGCCTTCTTCGCCGACCGCGTGGTAGCGCGCACCGCGTTCAGCTTTCTCGATCGCGAGCCGATACAAGCTCACGACGTCCGACAGATGTCCCGCTGGCCAGCGATTCAAACCATCACCCACGTACGCGCACACGCCTTTGTCGCGCGCAATCTGGATCAGCGGCGTGATGAGGCCTTGCCGGAACGGGTTATGGACTTGCGGCAAGCGCATCACCGATACATTGACGCCCGCCTCCAGCAGCGCGTTACCCGCCAGTTCCGAGCCGATACGCGGGTTCGGGTGCGCGGTGTTGAACACGTCCTCGGTGGCCGGTTGTCCGTCATCGCGGCTGCCGATGCCGGTGCCGGATGTGATCAGAAGCGGGCGATCCGAGCCTGCCAATGCCGAGCCGAGTGCCTCGATCGCGCGCTTGTCCTTTTCGCAGTTGTCCACGAAACGCGAGAAATCGTGATCGAACGCAAGGTGTATGACCGCATCCGCTTTGGCGGCGCCGCTGCGCAGGCTGTCGGTGTCTTCGAGCGTGCCGCGATGAACCTCGGCGCCCGCGGCAACCAACGCTTGCGCGCCGGCATCGGAGCGCGTCATGCCGATCACCCGATGTCCGGCTTCGATAAGTTCAGGCACCAGAGCCGCGCCGATAAACCCGGTCGCGCCCGTCAGAAAAATTCGCATGGTTCAGTCTCCAATAAAGCTGCCCATGCACTATGCGATCATTCGCTATTCTATTGAAGTAGTGAGTTTATCCCGGTAAAACGACTAACAGGCTATTCGATCGTGAGCACCGCCCAAACCCTCGGGGACTTTCTGCGCAGCCGCCGCACGCGGCTCGATCCGGCGAGCTTCGGTTTTGCGGGGCGCCGCCGCACGCCTGGACTGCGCCGCGAGGAAGTGGCGCAGCGCGCGAACATCAGTTCGACGTGGTACACGTGGCTCGAACAGGGGCGCGGCGGCGCGCCGTCCGCGGAGGTGCTGGAGCGCATCTGCGCGGCGCTGATGTTGACGGATACCGAGCGTGAACATCTGTTCATGCTGGGTCTCGGGCGGCCGCCGGAAGTGCGCTACAGATCGATCGACGGCGTGAATCCCCGCTTGCAGCGCGTGCTCGATTCGCTCGACGCCAGTCCATCGATCATCAAGACCGCGACATGGGATGTCGTCGCGTGGAATCGCGCGGCGGTCGTCGTGCTGACCGACTACGGCGCGTTGCCGCCGGGTCAGCGCAACATCCTGCGCTTCCTGTTCGGCGACCCCGCGGCGCGTGCAAAACAGCACGACTGGGAGAGTGTCGCGCGCTTTGTCGTCGGCACGTTTCGCGCGGACGTGGCACGCGCGGGGCTCGCGTCGGAAGTGGGGGAACTGGTGGACGATTTGTGCCGCACCAGCCCCGACTTCGAGCGCATGTGGCGCGACAACCAGGTATTCAGTCATGGCGAAGGCGAGCACATCAAGCGCCTGTTGCATCCCACGCTAGGGACGATCGAGATGGAGTATTCGCTGTTCGCCGTGGATGGTCGGCCGGACCTCGGCATGATCGTTTATATGCCGCTCGATGTGCGGATTGCGGAGCGTATTCGTAGTGCCGTTGCGGCGTAGTGTCGATTCGTGGTGGCGTTAGCGGCGCAGCTGAATGTTCTCGATAAGTGTCGCGTGACTATATCGCCAGCTCTGCTGCACAGAACCTACTCCGAATAGAACCCCGAACCCACCAGGCCTGGAACGCCATCGATCGTGACTGCCTTCACGTAGGTCCACTTATGCGATAGCTGCGTCTGCCCCGGTCTGAGGAACATGTAGTCGACCCAACCCGATCCCTTCGTTTCGGCGGCCTGGACCATCGCGTCATGAAACCGCTTGCCTGTCGGGTCCGTTTGACCGCGAACATTGGTCCCTTCCCGGGCTGGGAAAGCCGGGTTCAACAATACGTTTTCCTTCATGTCGTAAACGAACAGATAGGTGTCGCCGTGGCGCCACTCGCTATCCTTGATTTTGAACTCGGGAAACGCCGCCTTGCCCTTGCTGTCGATCAACGCCGCGGCCTTGTCGACCAGTGCTTCGGTTTGTCTGGCTGTTTCGGAGGTGGGCGGCGATGATTGGGAAAACGCGGGCGACACCGCGCAGAATGATCCGGCCAGTAACAGAATGCCGGTAAAGAGGGCTTTGCCGTTCATAGCGCAATCTCCCGCCACTGAGTTCAACGCCGTTGCTGACCTCGATGATTCTTTCCGGCTCGATGTACGCCGAAGAGCAGGCCGCGCAAGAAAAGCACCGACCTGCTTGCAAAAAGACTAGATCACGAAGCACGGCCTGGCCAAGATCGTTTTCCCGCATGGCGTCGCGATATCGACCACTTGATGAACGAGTGTTACGAAGCCACCACTTCCTCAAGCCGGCTGATGACGCCAGGCCACCCGCTGCCCATGCCGTGAAATGCGGTCTTGCCCAGCGGGGAGTCGAGATCGAAGCCCCGATGCTCGAGCGACAGACGCGTACCGTCGCCTTCGGCGGCGAGCCGCCAGGTGATCGTCGTATCCAGTGTGCCGGGCGCGAAAGAGTACGACAGCAGCCGTTCGGGTTCGACGGCGATAACTTCGCACGGCTGCAAGCCCCATGGCCCCATGTCCAGGCTAAAGCGATGCCCGACGACCGCGCGCACGTCGCCGGCGGCCCACCATCGCGCGTGAATGGCGGGGTCCGTGAGGGCCGTCCAGACCTTCGCCGGCGGATGAGGGATAAAGCGGGTGAGCTGGATAATGCCGGGTTCGGTCATCACTTTTCCTTATCGAGTACTTCAGTGAGTGCATCCAGCCGCTGCCCCCAGTACGACTCGAACGGGTGCAGCCACTGCGATAACTCGCTCAATGGCTGGGTGTTCAGGTGATAGACGCGCTGCCGTCCGCGCGCCTCTTCGGTGATGAGGCCA
Protein-coding regions in this window:
- a CDS encoding helix-turn-helix domain-containing protein; translated protein: MNAVSPNPKAPPPSDLGDLLRYWRDVRGVSQLDLSLEAGISQRQISFIESGRSVPGRDTLLILAQTLDVPLRERNALLLAAGYAPVYAEPAWNAHEMQSVIRALERVVRQHEPFPAIVMDRHWNVLMTNDAAPRFFDCFFDMASREGPRNMLHLIFDPQGMRPFVADWDSVSRSLLQRVYRESVGHIVDAGTRRLLDELLAYPDVPLDWKTHHGPSAATTMPVIPLSFVSNGVVLRYFSMVTTVAAPQNVAAQELRLECMFPVDDETEARHRELLAAHAKDR
- the lhpH gene encoding trans-3-hydroxy-L-proline dehydratase, which produces MKISRTISTVEVHTGGEAFRIVTSGLPRLPGDTIVKRRAWLKENADDIRRALMFEPRGHADMYGGYLTEPVSPNADFGIIFLHNEGYSDHCGHGVIALSTAAVELGWVQRQMPETRIGIDAPCGFIEAFVQWDGEHAGNVRFVNVPSFIWKQDVTVETPSFGKVTGDIAFGGAFYFYTDGEPHGLAIRESSVEELIRFGAEVKAAANQAFPVEHPHIPEINHIYGTIIANAPRHEGSTQANCCVFADREVDRSPTGSGTGGRVAQLYLRGQLRAGETLVNESIIGTVFKGRVLSEATVGDFKAVIPEVEGNAFVCGFANWIIDERDPLAYGFLVR
- a CDS encoding helix-turn-helix transcriptional regulator yields the protein MSTAQTLGDFLRSRRTRLDPASFGFAGRRRTPGLRREEVAQRANISSTWYTWLEQGRGGAPSAEVLERICAALMLTDTEREHLFMLGLGRPPEVRYRSIDGVNPRLQRVLDSLDASPSIIKTATWDVVAWNRAAVVVLTDYGALPPGQRNILRFLFGDPAARAKQHDWESVARFVVGTFRADVARAGLASEVGELVDDLCRTSPDFERMWRDNQVFSHGEGEHIKRLLHPTLGTIEMEYSLFAVDGRPDLGMIVYMPLDVRIAERIRSAVAA
- a CDS encoding SDR family oxidoreductase, yielding MRIFLTGATGFIGAALVPELIEAGHRVIGMTRSDAGAQALVAAGAEVHRGTLEDTDSLRSGAAKADAVIHLAFDHDFSRFVDNCEKDKRAIEALGSALAGSDRPLLITSGTGIGSRDDGQPATEDVFNTAHPNPRIGSELAGNALLEAGVNVSVMRLPQVHNPFRQGLITPLIQIARDKGVCAYVGDGLNRWPAGHLSDVVSLYRLAIEKAERGARYHAVGEEGVSAREIAEALGRGLKMPTVSITRDEAQAHFGWMALFTALDMPASSEQTRARLGWQPNGPTLIADLNEARYV
- a CDS encoding class II glutamine amidotransferase, encoding MCRWLAYSGNPLQLETVLFNAKHSLIDQSLHSRLGHTTTNGDGFGIGWYGHRTDIPFRYRCIQPAWSDRNLREAARAIHAPLFVAHIRAATDTPSQETNCHPFRHGRWLFAHNGLVRNYPVVRRDLMVAIAPELFPSIEGSTDSEVLFFLALTFGLELAPVTALKRMVAFVEETGRRHGVEEPLNMTVCATDGEQIVAARYSSERQSRSLFHNTSFRHLHELYPDDPRIAMAGPDAFLVLSEPLADLPGWWQEIPESTVVVARDGDIEQFPFEPEAA
- a CDS encoding cache domain-containing protein, translated to MNGKALFTGILLLAGSFCAVSPAFSQSSPPTSETARQTEALVDKAAALIDSKGKAAFPEFKIKDSEWRHGDTYLFVYDMKENVLLNPAFPAREGTNVRGQTDPTGKRFHDAMVQAAETKGSGWVDYMFLRPGQTQLSHKWTYVKAVTIDGVPGLVGSGFYSE
- a CDS encoding Gfo/Idh/MocA family protein, producing MATDQIVWGILGAAKINDKVVVPMHNAPKCRVKGIASRSPDKAREAATKYGLAVAYDSYEALLADPEIDAVYIPLPNHLHVEWTIRSVEAGKHVLCEKPIGLDEQQVERLIAARDKTGRYIQEAFMVRTHPQWLQVRTLIGEGAIGELRAVTGGFTYHNTNAQNIRNKKELGGGGLLDIGCYPITTSRFTIGREPSRVVAMIEEDPTFKVDRLGSVLMDFDGVQASFFYSTQTYPYQRMQFHGTKGRLEVEIPFNAPTDRPARLLLSEHTADGIATDRWLELPVCDQYGVAAATFAEAILSGSTQAISLEDARANMRVIDAVFRSAQSGAWEKIQRN
- a CDS encoding SRPBCC family protein, yielding MTEPGIIQLTRFIPHPPAKVWTALTDPAIHARWWAAGDVRAVVGHRFSLDMGPWGLQPCEVIAVEPERLLSYSFAPGTLDTTITWRLAAEGDGTRLSLEHRGFDLDSPLGKTAFHGMGSGWPGVISRLEEVVAS
- a CDS encoding carboxymuconolactone decarboxylase family protein, producing MSSYPVHTLESAPEQSRPVLQQLQQTFGMIPNIAAKMAASPVLINGFIGLFERVHASSLSEPQIQTLLLTNAVTNASEWPAAFHTALALQAGIAAADVDAIRQGKLPSDHKLAALSVLARTLIEKRGRIHESDHNRFLEAGFNNEQILEVIAVVAASAITNYTSSVTKPPLEAQFEEFAWHAPAR
- a CDS encoding branched-chain amino acid ABC transporter substrate-binding protein — translated: MRYSTTIAAALVAAGFTLSAHAQVVVTIGHSAPLTGPQAPNGKDNENGARLAIDELNKSGVTVAGQKVTFKLDSEDDQADPKIGVQVAQKLVDSGVVAVVGPYNSGVAIPASRVYNTGGVPMLPVASNPALTKQGFKNIFRIGASDEQLGGTMGQFAAKTLKAKTAAVIDDRTAYGQGVAEQFIKQAKANGIQIVDQEFTNSSATDFLGILTTIKAKNPDVIFFGGYAAQGAPMAKQMRQRGLRAKLLGGDGICSADMGKVAGDAASIVYCAQGGIALDKTAAGREFLQKYKAAYNIDTQVYAVSYYDGVKMLADAMVKAGTTTDKAKLIATLAKENYKGVAGTYSFDEYGDLKGAPTTVYVIKNGLPVPYGQ